One Gordonia mangrovi genomic region harbors:
- a CDS encoding YibE/F family protein has product MSHPGRGHGHSHNLSEIPAVLSPFARWFVIVTLSVIGVGVVIGAAVLWPSDSEHTIPMQFRSADGGSIQTVDAHVVDLQRADCLNPLTGTVQDSAVFQIEGAAPEGPCVAATAQIDSGDDTGRHTLLEIPTNRAQAGSGPGSVAPSAEQLDQPQAGQPSLTVGDKIRLAVVPGPDGNTRYTFFDFQRTVPTIIWALLFVAAVVLVAAWRGLRSIIGLVFAFLVLGVFTLPAILDGKSPVAVAVVSSAAILFVVLYLAHGVSLRTSSALLGTLMSLVMAGVLSWLAIETMHLTGLSGDQTVNLQVYQSSISISGLLLAGFIIGTLGVLNDVTITQASAAFELAAAGEPTRLATFRAAMRVGRDHIASTVYTLVFAYAGSALPLLLLFSVAQQPFGSLVTTDALAVELARSFVGGIAIALSVPLTTVIAAALARPAGAAPIGTESSASPPPAASPPSGGRHSRPDA; this is encoded by the coding sequence GTGAGTCATCCAGGTCGCGGGCACGGTCATTCGCACAACCTGTCGGAGATCCCCGCCGTATTGTCACCATTCGCGCGGTGGTTCGTGATCGTGACGCTGAGCGTGATCGGTGTCGGGGTGGTGATCGGCGCCGCCGTGCTGTGGCCCTCGGACAGCGAACACACCATTCCCATGCAGTTCCGCTCGGCCGACGGCGGATCGATCCAGACCGTCGATGCCCACGTCGTGGATCTGCAGCGGGCCGACTGCCTCAACCCGCTGACCGGCACCGTGCAGGACAGTGCCGTATTCCAGATCGAGGGTGCGGCGCCCGAGGGCCCCTGTGTCGCGGCGACCGCCCAGATCGACAGCGGCGACGACACGGGGCGACACACGCTGCTGGAGATCCCCACCAATCGCGCCCAGGCGGGCTCCGGGCCCGGATCGGTCGCCCCGAGCGCCGAACAACTCGATCAGCCCCAGGCCGGACAGCCGTCGCTGACCGTGGGTGACAAGATTCGCCTCGCCGTTGTCCCCGGACCGGACGGCAACACCCGGTACACCTTCTTCGACTTCCAGCGCACGGTTCCAACCATCATCTGGGCGCTGTTGTTCGTCGCCGCCGTGGTGCTCGTCGCGGCCTGGCGCGGACTTCGGTCGATCATCGGGCTCGTTTTCGCCTTCCTGGTCCTCGGCGTCTTCACCCTGCCGGCCATCCTGGACGGCAAGTCGCCGGTGGCCGTCGCGGTGGTGTCGTCGGCGGCGATCCTGTTCGTGGTGCTCTACCTGGCGCACGGGGTCAGTCTGCGGACCAGTTCGGCGCTGCTGGGCACGCTGATGTCGCTGGTGATGGCAGGAGTCCTGAGCTGGCTGGCCATCGAGACGATGCACCTGACCGGCCTGTCCGGGGATCAGACCGTCAATCTGCAGGTCTACCAGAGCAGCATCTCGATCAGCGGCCTGCTGCTCGCCGGCTTCATCATCGGCACCCTCGGTGTGCTCAACGACGTCACGATCACCCAGGCGTCGGCAGCGTTCGAGCTCGCGGCCGCCGGTGAACCCACCCGACTCGCGACATTCCGCGCCGCCATGCGCGTGGGCCGCGACCACATCGCCAGCACGGTCTACACATTGGTGTTCGCCTACGCGGGCAGTGCCCTGCCCCTGCTGCTGTTGTTCTCGGTGGCCCAGCAGCCTTTCGGGTCGCTGGTCACCACCGATGCGCTTGCGGTGGAACTGGCCCGATCGTTCGTCGGCGGCATCGCCATCGCGCTGTCGGTCCCACTCACCACGGTCATCGCGGCAGCACTCGCCCGACCGGCCGGCGCCGCACCCATCGGCACGGAATCATCGGCCTCCCCGCCACCGGCGGCGTCACCACCGTCGGGCGGCCGACACTCACGTCCGGACGCCTGA
- a CDS encoding mycothiol transferase, translating into MRSTDILIDGFGRVSENVHAVLDGITAEQLVARIAPEANTIAWLIWHISRVQDAQVADVAGTDEVWTARGFYDRFALPFDRSASGYGQSPDEVAEVVVEPALLAEYHDASHAATVDYLGTLSDDDLDRVIDENWDPPVTLGVRLVSVLDDDAQHIGQAAYIRGLMG; encoded by the coding sequence ATGCGCTCTACAGACATCTTGATCGATGGTTTCGGCCGCGTCTCGGAGAACGTTCACGCAGTCCTCGACGGCATCACGGCCGAGCAACTCGTCGCCCGGATCGCGCCGGAGGCGAACACGATCGCCTGGCTGATCTGGCACATCTCCCGGGTTCAGGATGCGCAGGTGGCCGATGTGGCGGGAACCGACGAGGTGTGGACGGCACGCGGTTTCTACGACCGATTCGCGCTGCCGTTCGACCGTTCCGCATCCGGCTACGGTCAGTCCCCGGACGAGGTGGCCGAGGTCGTCGTCGAGCCCGCGTTGCTGGCGGAGTACCACGACGCGTCGCATGCCGCGACCGTCGACTATCTGGGCACGCTGTCCGACGATGACCTCGACCGGGTGATCGACGAGAACTGGGATCCGCCGGTGACCCTCGGCGTGCGCCTGGTCAGCGTCCTCGACGACGACGCGCAGCACATCGGGCAGGCCGCCTACATCCGGGGACTGATGGGCTGA
- a CDS encoding cation diffusion facilitator family transporter — MLTVLIAFVMNVLIAVAKTVAAAITGSASMLAESAHSWADAGNEVFLLIAERRGSRGRDERHPFGYGRETYIWSMFAGFGLFAVGAAVSVMHGITSLTEPEPDTDYLIGYVVLAISAVLESVSFAQSIRQARAAGERFAIHPLRFLNRTSNTTLRAVFFEDAAALTGLAIAALGMALHQITGSAVWDAIGSILVGILLGVIALFLIKRNSEFLLGQTAMPRTRSAILRKMLAHPDIERVTYLHIEYVGPLQYYLVAAVDMVGDLAEHELAERLRRVEREIEAHDPIVEAVLTLSTAAEPSLTP, encoded by the coding sequence ATGCTGACCGTGCTCATCGCCTTCGTGATGAATGTCCTCATCGCGGTGGCGAAGACGGTCGCGGCGGCCATCACCGGGTCGGCGTCGATGCTGGCGGAGTCCGCGCACTCGTGGGCCGACGCCGGCAACGAGGTGTTCCTGCTCATCGCCGAACGCCGCGGTTCGCGGGGCCGCGACGAACGCCATCCCTTCGGTTACGGACGCGAGACCTACATCTGGTCGATGTTCGCCGGGTTCGGCCTGTTCGCTGTCGGTGCGGCGGTCTCGGTCATGCACGGCATCACATCGCTGACCGAGCCGGAGCCCGACACGGACTACCTCATCGGCTACGTGGTGCTGGCGATATCTGCTGTGCTGGAGAGTGTCTCGTTCGCGCAGTCGATCCGACAGGCACGGGCGGCGGGTGAGCGATTCGCCATCCATCCGCTCCGCTTCCTCAACAGGACATCGAACACGACCCTGCGGGCGGTGTTCTTCGAGGACGCCGCGGCGTTGACCGGGTTGGCCATCGCGGCGCTCGGCATGGCGCTGCACCAGATCACCGGATCGGCGGTGTGGGATGCGATCGGGTCGATTCTCGTCGGCATCCTCCTGGGCGTGATCGCGCTATTCCTGATCAAGCGCAACAGCGAATTTCTGTTGGGCCAGACCGCGATGCCGCGCACCCGCTCGGCGATCCTGCGGAAGATGCTGGCGCATCCCGACATCGAGCGGGTCACCTACCTGCACATCGAATACGTCGGACCGCTGCAGTACTACCTGGTCGCCGCCGTCGACATGGTCGGCGACCTCGCCGAGCACGAACTCGCCGAACGGCTGCGGCGGGTGGAACGCGAGATCGAGGCGCACGACCCGATCGTCGAGGCGGTCCTGACCCTGTCCACCGCCGCCGAACCGTCGCTGACGCCGTGA
- a CDS encoding LLM class F420-dependent oxidoreductase → MDLRIFTEPQQGATYVDLLRVARATEELGFDGFFRSDHYVAMNVDGLPGPTDAWLTLAGLARETSRIRLGTLVTSATFRLPGPLAVSVAQADQMSGGRVELGLGAGWFEAEHAAYGIPFPPLGERFDRLEESLEIITGLWGTPVGRHFDHLGKHFQLSDSPALPKTAQQPRPPIIIGGAGKKRTPALAARFADEFNVAFAPIDVASAQIGRVRAACAKAGRRPETMTFSTALVLCCGRTEAEVACRAEAIGREVGELRENGAAGTPDEVVEKIERYREAGVDRIYLQTLDLSDLDHLEVVAADVASRLG, encoded by the coding sequence GTGGATCTACGCATCTTCACCGAACCTCAGCAGGGCGCAACCTACGTCGATCTCCTCCGCGTGGCGCGGGCGACCGAGGAGTTGGGTTTCGACGGATTCTTCCGCTCCGACCACTATGTCGCGATGAATGTCGACGGACTGCCGGGCCCCACCGATGCCTGGCTGACCCTGGCCGGGCTGGCGCGCGAGACGTCGCGCATCCGGCTCGGAACACTGGTCACCTCGGCGACCTTCCGCCTGCCCGGGCCGTTGGCGGTCTCCGTCGCACAGGCGGATCAGATGTCCGGCGGACGAGTTGAACTGGGGCTGGGCGCCGGCTGGTTCGAGGCCGAACATGCCGCCTACGGCATCCCGTTCCCGCCGCTGGGCGAACGCTTCGACCGGCTCGAGGAATCGCTCGAGATCATCACCGGGCTGTGGGGGACACCGGTAGGGCGCCACTTCGACCATCTCGGTAAACACTTTCAGCTGTCCGATTCGCCCGCGCTGCCCAAAACGGCGCAGCAGCCACGGCCACCGATCATCATCGGCGGCGCCGGCAAGAAGCGCACCCCAGCGCTCGCCGCACGCTTCGCCGACGAGTTCAATGTGGCCTTCGCTCCAATCGATGTCGCGTCCGCGCAGATCGGGCGGGTGCGGGCGGCGTGCGCCAAGGCCGGCCGCCGGCCCGAGACGATGACCTTCTCCACCGCACTCGTACTCTGCTGCGGCCGAACCGAAGCCGAAGTGGCCTGCCGCGCCGAAGCCATCGGGCGCGAGGTCGGCGAACTTCGCGAGAACGGTGCGGCCGGAACCCCGGACGAAGTCGTCGAGAAGATCGAACGTTATCGGGAGGCCGGCGTGGACCGGATCTATCTCCAGACGCTCGACCTGAGCGATCTCGACCACCTGGAGGTCGTCGCGGCCGACGTCGCATCGCGCCTCGGCTGA
- a CDS encoding MarR family winged helix-turn-helix transcriptional regulator: MSTDPRPTAWRIFIETSARLQTVLDDDLKNNAGLSLADYQLLMLLYDAPQRRLRMRELSDRLVFSTSRLSYQIDTLVRRGWLCRERADEDRRGSYAVLTDDGAAAFRCAATDHARCVQDLFFDALSVDDGAVLLEMMTRLSDHLSERGFR; encoded by the coding sequence GTGAGCACCGATCCCAGACCGACCGCCTGGCGGATCTTCATCGAGACCAGCGCCCGGCTGCAGACCGTCCTCGACGACGACCTGAAGAACAATGCGGGCTTGTCGCTGGCCGACTATCAGCTCCTGATGTTGCTGTACGACGCGCCGCAACGCCGGCTGCGCATGCGGGAGCTCTCGGATCGTCTGGTGTTCTCCACCTCGCGGCTGTCGTATCAGATCGACACGCTCGTCCGGCGCGGCTGGTTGTGCCGCGAACGCGCCGACGAGGACCGGCGTGGCAGCTACGCGGTACTCACCGACGACGGCGCTGCGGCCTTCCGTTGCGCCGCAACAGATCACGCACGGTGCGTACAGGACCTGTTCTTCGACGCACTCTCCGTCGACGACGGTGCGGTGCTGCTCGAGATGATGACGCGTCTGTCGGACCATCTGTCCGAGAGGGGCTTCCGCTGA
- a CDS encoding pirin family protein, translating into MPAVTADTLRLPRVRTASPDEIERPVKSITTGPRGYEGEGFPVVRAFAGVSPADLDPFVHMDQMGEVDYEPGEPRGTSWHPHRGFETVTYMIDGRFQHQDSTGGGGLIENGATQWMTAGSGILHIETPPAELVDSGGLFHGIQLWVNLPAADKFLAPKYQNLEGDQVGLLASADGGALIRVVAGDIDGQGGPGATHTPITFAHATISPGARLSIPWRPDFNALVYVLSGRGTVGAAARPVRQGQLAVFGAGDRITATADAGQDSNRPALEVLVLGGRPIREPVVQYGPFVMNTRQQLVEAIEDFQAGRLGVIPPDALMPHTGR; encoded by the coding sequence CCCGGGTGCGCACGGCAAGCCCCGACGAGATCGAGCGCCCGGTGAAGTCCATCACCACCGGTCCCCGCGGCTACGAGGGCGAAGGATTTCCCGTCGTCCGAGCGTTCGCCGGTGTCTCGCCGGCCGACCTCGACCCCTTCGTCCACATGGATCAGATGGGCGAGGTCGACTACGAACCGGGCGAGCCCCGAGGAACATCGTGGCACCCGCATCGCGGTTTCGAGACGGTCACCTACATGATCGACGGACGCTTCCAGCATCAGGATTCGACCGGCGGCGGTGGACTCATCGAGAACGGCGCGACCCAGTGGATGACCGCGGGTTCGGGCATCCTGCACATCGAGACACCGCCGGCGGAACTGGTCGACTCCGGCGGACTGTTCCACGGCATCCAGTTGTGGGTGAACCTGCCGGCGGCCGACAAGTTCTTGGCACCGAAGTACCAGAATCTGGAAGGCGACCAGGTGGGCCTGCTCGCTTCGGCGGACGGCGGTGCGTTGATCAGGGTCGTCGCCGGTGACATCGACGGGCAGGGCGGGCCCGGTGCGACCCATACCCCGATCACGTTCGCGCACGCCACCATCTCGCCGGGTGCCCGACTCTCCATCCCGTGGCGCCCCGATTTCAACGCGCTGGTGTACGTGCTGTCCGGTCGCGGCACGGTCGGCGCCGCGGCACGTCCGGTGCGGCAAGGCCAACTCGCCGTGTTCGGCGCAGGTGACCGGATCACCGCGACGGCCGACGCCGGGCAGGATTCGAACCGTCCCGCGCTGGAAGTGCTGGTGCTCGGGGGACGCCCGATCCGCGAGCCCGTCGTGCAGTACGGCCCGTTCGTCATGAACACCCGTCAACAGTTGGTGGAGGCCATCGAGGACTTCCAGGCGGGCCGGCTCGGTGTCATCCCACCCGACGCGCTGATGCCACACACCGGCCGGTGA